A DNA window from Terriglobales bacterium contains the following coding sequences:
- the rfbB gene encoding dTDP-glucose 4,6-dehydratase, with translation MRNCILVTGGAGFIGSNFVLQAVRESAGHVVNLDKLTYAGNLQNLESLQASSLHTFVCGDICDRDIVPSLLREHRPSAIVHFAAESHVDRSILGPEEFIRTNVNGTFTLLDCAKNYWRELRPEDKESFRFLHVSTDEVYGSLGASNPEFTEQTPFAPNSPYAASKAASDHLVRAYHHTYGLPTLTSNCSNNYGPFQFPEKLIPLTILNAMNGKAIPVYGDGNNVRDWLYVEDHCSAIATILRSGRAGETYNVGGSSEKTNIDVVTTICETLDELLPDSRFRPHASLIKYVTDRPGHDRRYAIDATKLRTELGWKPQQTFRTGIRKTVEWYLSHKPWLESVVSGAYKDWVAVQYARG, from the coding sequence TTGCGTAATTGCATTTTGGTTACAGGCGGCGCCGGGTTTATTGGCAGTAATTTTGTGCTGCAGGCGGTGAGAGAATCAGCCGGCCACGTCGTTAATCTCGATAAACTCACCTACGCTGGGAATCTACAGAACCTCGAATCTCTGCAAGCGTCTTCTCTACACACGTTCGTTTGTGGCGACATCTGCGATCGTGACATCGTACCTAGCCTTCTTCGCGAGCATCGGCCGTCTGCGATTGTGCACTTTGCCGCCGAAAGCCACGTGGATCGATCGATTCTCGGTCCTGAGGAATTCATTCGAACCAACGTGAACGGCACATTCACGCTCCTCGACTGCGCGAAGAATTACTGGCGAGAGCTTCGCCCGGAGGACAAGGAGAGTTTCCGTTTTCTACATGTATCAACCGACGAGGTGTATGGCTCGTTAGGGGCTTCTAATCCGGAGTTCACCGAACAGACTCCATTTGCTCCAAACAGTCCTTATGCCGCGTCGAAGGCTGCTTCCGATCATCTGGTTCGTGCCTATCATCACACGTACGGGTTACCAACTCTGACCAGCAACTGCTCGAACAACTACGGTCCGTTTCAATTTCCCGAGAAACTGATTCCACTAACAATTCTGAACGCCATGAATGGAAAGGCCATTCCCGTCTACGGAGACGGGAACAACGTGCGCGACTGGTTGTATGTTGAAGACCATTGTTCGGCGATTGCAACGATTCTGCGTTCTGGACGTGCTGGCGAAACCTACAATGTGGGCGGCTCGAGTGAGAAGACCAACATTGACGTTGTCACCACCATATGTGAAACACTGGATGAACTCCTGCCCGATTCCCGATTCCGACCGCACGCATCACTGATTAAATACGTGACGGATCGCCCCGGCCACGATCGCAGATACGCGATCGACGCTACAAAATTGCGAACTGAACTTGGATGGAAGCCCCAGCAAACATTTCGTACCGGCATCAGAAAAACCGTCGAGTGGTATCTGAGCCACAAACCGTGGTTGGAGTCAGTTGTGAGCGGTGCCTACAAAGACTGGGTCGCCGTCCAGTATGCTCGTGGCTAG
- a CDS encoding alkaline phosphatase family protein: MFFPRFRALSLAGILLCARVAASQVAVTTFHNDAARTGANVHEGVLTPANVNSGSFGLLFSQAITTSAVIGSGGVYAQPLYVPNVSVGGALHNVVYVATEQNMILAFDADQNQSALWTQQYGAPIQPRPGIQDYLGDSIGIQSTPAIDVSTGTMYFVSATQVNGDDAHFLHAVDITNGAEKFGGPVQIQGSVSGSGDGSSTVTFNANVQNQRPGLLLVNGTVYIAWGSYDDDTSLGNYHGWVMAYAARTLAQKAVFNTTPNGSLGSTWALGALAADAGGNIYVGSANGSTDSTQNNFADSYLKLSGSNLSLSDYFTPSDWATLNDSDYDLNGGGAVVLPDQAGAHPHLLVWGSKGGKIYLVDRDNMGQLASNDSGIVQSIQAWSTDPSAPNTCQGPEGDMDNQCVRTLPAYWNGKVYFIPQNQGIQAFSLSNGLLSTSPVSQDTSTPYGLRGAAPAISSADDFSNGIAWALKTDQDSTGMPLALYAYDANNLSNILYNSNQNPGRDQMFPGSLFAVPTIANGKVYVAGKTKLYVFGLLAALSGQAPAAAVSVNPGSGNTVTVSTAASSGGSGNIVSSWIDFGDGTSVNKTTATHTYASPGTYNVIATVYDNVGRLSRATMAATVSSATPTVNGVTPSSGAGTSQTFSFQYSDGNGYGDILSVMTITSANLAWPNGCGTIYVPQNNALYLMNDTGTAWLGPVALGSANTLQNSQCGIDASRSSVNGAGNLLTVNLATSFQASYMGTKNIWGWVQNQAGANSTWIQLGTWTPTTTPAAVSVTPNAGSGSSRTFSFQYSDGNGYGDILSVMTITSANLGWPNGCGTIYVPQNNALYLMNDAGTAWLGPVALGSANTLQNSQCSIDASRSSVNGSGNTLTVNLATTFQSSFSGTKKVWAWVQNQAGANSGWTQLGTWTVSMASAQSISHIIFMLQENRTFDNYFGMLNPYRQANGFSVGDDGKTYNVDGIDDKLSTISNTNDENVTFGLFKLQTTCTDGMSSAWLESYGDVNRFNFATDRSILMDGFVHTAEGYAKSFGLGDTAGKRAMGYYDDTFLNYYYYMASQFAISDRWFSPVSSKTISNRLATMTGGTTQGLVYDPGENDGLPQRNWKTIFEELDGAGVSWKIYYSNFDTGDPFPATSFGNFTYSNNYMHGMPCDSRTSPVNGICIDTSHIAPLSQYFTDVQNGTLPKFSYIERGSEDGTDEHPSADIILGQQQVAKIVNALMNSQSWKDSVFFLSYDEGGGPYDHVPPVPGHSNDNTAAALAAITPDISSIAVNPDSFGPCQSPYVNGVAQPTDHCDLRTYPTSPPFSDPGWNPTDAPAQQGFAAQLGFRVPNIVISPFTRRHYVSHIPMDHTAIIKFVESRFIGPNANLTARDAAQPNLLDFFDFNAAPWATPPSPPAASSNSSCVPSNLSAASAWLTTRQLSDGAIESAPDKITPYFANTAATGWLQDSARYAKVGSYIQWYFDHVNRTTDVWGTTGTIYDYSVSNGATSGCINGQCSADSTDSYASTLLSLAWTSWGTGDPGLRNLISANRPTLDLIASVLINPKDLDLSDGLTWSYAGYPFKFLVDNCQGYRGLSDYANLVQQAFNDSTAAASWSNHATSMRNGILAFWNSATKTWAIDKGSNGTVDQAVMTRWYPDGVAQIFPVVFGVVAPTDTRAVNAYASLNTNFPSWDTFQFNDPFPWAIVGYAAAVMGDSARANRYRQSVEAKYVNVTPQFPWPWYDEENGWFMRMMALQERTAMQL, encoded by the coding sequence GTGTTTTTCCCCAGGTTTCGTGCCCTGTCCCTGGCCGGGATCCTGCTGTGTGCTCGAGTTGCTGCCTCCCAGGTTGCCGTCACCACCTTTCATAACGACGCGGCGCGTACCGGCGCGAACGTTCACGAGGGAGTTCTCACGCCGGCCAACGTTAACTCCGGCAGCTTCGGGCTTCTCTTCTCGCAAGCTATTACTACGTCCGCGGTGATCGGGAGCGGCGGAGTTTACGCCCAACCTTTATATGTCCCGAACGTAAGCGTCGGCGGGGCTCTGCACAATGTTGTCTACGTGGCGACTGAGCAGAACATGATCCTCGCCTTTGACGCTGACCAGAATCAGTCGGCCCTCTGGACCCAGCAGTATGGAGCGCCCATCCAGCCGCGACCGGGGATTCAGGACTACCTGGGCGATTCGATCGGCATTCAATCCACCCCTGCAATCGACGTAAGCACCGGGACGATGTACTTCGTCTCCGCAACCCAGGTCAACGGCGATGACGCTCACTTTCTCCACGCCGTGGATATCACAAATGGCGCCGAGAAATTTGGCGGACCGGTTCAGATTCAGGGCTCAGTGTCCGGAAGCGGGGACGGCAGCAGCACCGTCACCTTCAACGCCAACGTGCAGAATCAGCGTCCGGGGCTGCTGCTGGTGAATGGAACCGTCTATATCGCCTGGGGTTCATACGACGACGACACCAGCCTCGGAAACTATCACGGCTGGGTCATGGCGTACGCCGCTCGGACCCTTGCCCAGAAGGCTGTCTTCAACACCACTCCAAACGGCAGCCTGGGCAGCACCTGGGCTCTAGGCGCGCTGGCCGCCGATGCCGGCGGGAATATCTATGTCGGTTCCGCCAATGGTTCTACGGATTCCACGCAAAACAACTTCGCCGACAGCTACTTAAAGCTGAGCGGTTCAAATCTCTCTCTCTCGGATTACTTCACACCTTCTGACTGGGCAACCCTCAACGACAGCGATTATGACCTGAATGGCGGAGGCGCAGTAGTTCTGCCCGACCAGGCGGGCGCGCATCCGCATTTACTGGTTTGGGGCAGCAAGGGAGGCAAGATTTATCTGGTCGATCGCGACAACATGGGCCAGCTCGCTTCCAACGACAGTGGAATTGTGCAGTCGATTCAGGCGTGGAGCACCGATCCCTCTGCCCCCAATACCTGCCAGGGGCCCGAAGGAGATATGGATAACCAGTGCGTCCGTACCCTGCCTGCGTACTGGAATGGGAAGGTTTACTTCATCCCCCAGAATCAGGGCATTCAGGCGTTCAGCCTGAGCAACGGCCTGCTTTCAACTTCGCCGGTCTCGCAGGATACGAGCACGCCATACGGCCTTCGCGGAGCTGCGCCGGCTATCTCGTCGGCGGATGATTTCTCGAATGGAATCGCGTGGGCGCTGAAGACCGATCAGGACAGCACTGGCATGCCTCTGGCCCTGTACGCATACGACGCCAACAATCTCTCCAACATCCTGTACAACAGCAACCAGAATCCGGGCCGTGACCAGATGTTTCCCGGGTCGCTGTTTGCGGTTCCGACGATTGCAAACGGGAAGGTATACGTGGCCGGCAAAACCAAATTGTACGTTTTCGGCTTGCTTGCCGCTTTGAGCGGTCAGGCCCCTGCAGCGGCGGTCTCAGTGAATCCGGGTTCTGGCAACACGGTGACGGTTTCAACGGCGGCGTCCTCGGGCGGCAGCGGAAACATCGTCTCTTCGTGGATCGACTTTGGCGACGGCACCTCGGTCAACAAGACGACGGCCACTCACACCTACGCGAGTCCGGGGACATACAACGTCATCGCGACGGTCTACGACAATGTCGGCAGATTGTCGCGCGCGACGATGGCTGCGACAGTGAGCAGCGCAACGCCCACAGTCAATGGTGTGACTCCATCTTCCGGTGCCGGCACGAGCCAGACTTTTAGCTTCCAGTACTCGGATGGGAACGGCTATGGGGACATTCTGTCCGTGATGACGATAACCAGCGCGAATCTGGCTTGGCCGAACGGTTGTGGGACCATTTATGTGCCGCAGAACAATGCACTGTATCTGATGAACGATACGGGAACGGCGTGGTTGGGACCAGTGGCATTGGGGAGCGCGAACACACTGCAGAACAGTCAGTGCGGTATCGATGCGAGCCGGTCATCGGTTAACGGCGCGGGCAACTTGCTAACGGTGAATCTGGCCACGAGCTTCCAAGCGTCCTATATGGGGACAAAGAACATATGGGGTTGGGTGCAGAACCAGGCGGGAGCGAACTCTACGTGGATTCAACTCGGTACCTGGACACCGACCACCACGCCGGCGGCGGTGTCGGTAACGCCGAACGCGGGAAGCGGAAGCAGCCGCACGTTCAGCTTCCAGTACTCGGATGGGAACGGCTATGGGGACATTCTGTCGGTAATGACGATAACCAGCGCGAATCTGGGTTGGCCGAACGGCTGTGGGACCATATATGTGCCGCAGAACAATGCGCTGTATCTGATGAACGATGCGGGAACGGCATGGTTGGGACCAGTGGCATTGGGGAGCGCGAACACACTGCAGAACAGCCAGTGCAGCATTGATGCAAGCCGATCTTCGGTCAACGGTTCTGGCAATACGCTCACCGTGAATCTAGCCACGACTTTTCAGTCGTCCTTTAGCGGGACAAAGAAGGTGTGGGCCTGGGTGCAGAACCAAGCCGGAGCAAACTCGGGTTGGACACAATTGGGTACTTGGACAGTTTCGATGGCTAGCGCACAGTCCATTTCCCACATCATCTTCATGCTCCAGGAGAACCGCACCTTCGACAACTACTTCGGGATGCTGAATCCGTATCGGCAGGCAAATGGGTTCAGCGTTGGGGACGACGGGAAGACGTACAACGTCGATGGCATTGACGACAAGCTCTCGACGATCTCCAACACGAACGATGAAAACGTTACGTTCGGCCTCTTCAAATTGCAGACGACGTGCACGGACGGCATGTCGTCTGCGTGGCTGGAGAGTTATGGAGATGTGAACCGCTTCAACTTCGCGACCGATCGTTCGATCCTGATGGATGGCTTTGTACACACCGCCGAGGGTTATGCGAAGTCGTTTGGCCTCGGGGACACCGCGGGCAAGCGCGCGATGGGGTACTACGATGACACATTCCTGAATTACTACTACTACATGGCGTCGCAGTTCGCGATTTCGGACCGCTGGTTCTCGCCGGTGTCCAGCAAGACAATCTCGAACCGGCTCGCGACCATGACTGGGGGCACGACGCAGGGACTTGTGTACGATCCGGGAGAGAATGATGGGCTGCCGCAGCGCAACTGGAAGACGATCTTCGAGGAGCTCGATGGCGCGGGGGTCTCCTGGAAGATTTATTACAGCAATTTCGACACCGGAGACCCGTTCCCGGCGACGAGCTTCGGCAACTTCACCTACTCGAACAACTACATGCACGGCATGCCCTGCGATTCGCGGACGTCGCCAGTTAACGGTATTTGCATTGATACCAGCCACATTGCGCCGCTGAGCCAGTACTTCACCGACGTCCAGAATGGGACGCTGCCGAAGTTTTCGTATATCGAGCGGGGATCTGAGGATGGCACCGATGAGCATCCCAGCGCTGACATCATTCTGGGACAACAGCAGGTGGCGAAGATCGTGAACGCGTTGATGAATAGCCAGTCGTGGAAAGACTCGGTGTTCTTCCTGAGCTATGACGAGGGTGGAGGGCCTTATGACCATGTCCCTCCCGTTCCGGGACATTCAAATGACAATACGGCGGCTGCGTTAGCGGCGATTACGCCGGATATCAGCAGCATTGCAGTGAATCCGGATTCGTTTGGGCCGTGCCAGTCGCCATATGTCAACGGAGTCGCGCAGCCCACGGATCACTGCGATCTGCGGACGTATCCAACCTCTCCACCCTTTTCCGATCCAGGATGGAACCCGACCGACGCGCCTGCGCAGCAGGGCTTTGCGGCGCAGTTGGGCTTTCGCGTCCCGAACATTGTGATCTCGCCGTTTACGCGCCGGCACTACGTGTCGCACATTCCGATGGACCACACGGCGATTATCAAATTTGTGGAGAGCCGGTTTATTGGTCCGAATGCGAATCTGACGGCGCGGGACGCTGCGCAGCCGAATCTGCTGGACTTCTTCGACTTCAATGCGGCGCCCTGGGCGACTCCGCCATCTCCGCCGGCGGCTTCGTCGAACAGTTCGTGTGTGCCGTCGAATCTCAGCGCTGCCTCTGCTTGGCTGACGACGCGGCAGTTGTCCGATGGAGCGATCGAGTCCGCGCCAGACAAAATCACGCCCTACTTTGCCAATACCGCAGCGACGGGCTGGCTACAGGATTCGGCCAGATATGCAAAGGTAGGAAGTTACATCCAGTGGTATTTCGACCACGTAAACAGAACCACCGACGTGTGGGGAACTACGGGCACGATCTACGACTACTCTGTTTCCAATGGAGCTACGAGTGGCTGCATCAATGGTCAATGCAGTGCCGACTCCACGGACAGTTACGCGAGCACCCTGCTGTCTTTGGCCTGGACTAGTTGGGGTACCGGAGATCCAGGGTTGCGCAATCTGATTAGTGCAAATCGTCCAACACTCGATCTGATCGCGAGTGTGTTGATCAACCCAAAAGATCTGGACTTGTCCGATGGACTCACGTGGTCGTACGCCGGTTACCCATTCAAGTTCCTGGTGGATAACTGCCAAGGGTACCGGGGACTGAGCGATTACGCCAATTTGGTCCAGCAGGCCTTCAATGATTCCACTGCGGCCGCGAGTTGGAGCAATCACGCGACGAGCATGAGAAACGGCATCCTCGCCTTTTGGAACTCGGCGACGAAAACGTGGGCGATCGATAAGGGCAGCAATGGAACCGTTGACCAAGCGGTGATGACGCGATGGTATCCGGACGGTGTGGCGCAGATATTTCCCGTCGTATTCGGCGTCGTCGCCCCGACCGATACCAGGGCGGTGAACGCGTACGCGTCTTTGAATACCAACTTTCCCAGCTGGGACACTTTTCAATTTAACGATCCCTTTCCCTGGGCGATTGTGGGCTATGCCGCAGCTGTCATGGGTGACTCGGCGCGCGCGAACCGTTATCGACAGTCGGTGGAGGCCAAGTACGTCAACGTAACTCCCCAGTTTCCCTGGCCTTGGTACGACGAAGAGAACGGCTGGTTCATGCGCATGATGGCCCTGCAAGAACGTACTGCAATGCAGCTGTAA
- the rfbD gene encoding dTDP-4-dehydrorhamnose reductase has product MNHRPNTLLIGKNGQVGHDILPKLEKVSKVTAVDRAMLDLTRPDDIRQVVRSVRPDVIVNAAAYTAVDKAESERALAEAINARAPEVLAQEASQAGSLLVHYSTDYVFDGTKLGPYTEEDPVCPINTYGKTKANGEEAIRRTGCRHLIFRTSWVFSGRGTNFLLTMLKLGRARDQLRIVHDQIGAPTSSEALARATVEVLQQVFNARGADENLGTYHLTAGGETSWFGFAGEIFQQASPKLLHKVPQLHAIPTSEYPTPARRPLNSSLSCEKLRSKFGVVMPHWRDCLAGVLAVLSATEESSRCQSIN; this is encoded by the coding sequence GTGAATCATCGTCCGAACACATTGTTAATCGGAAAAAACGGTCAAGTGGGTCACGACATTCTTCCCAAGCTCGAGAAGGTCTCGAAGGTTACCGCCGTTGACCGGGCGATGTTGGATCTAACTCGACCTGACGACATCCGGCAGGTCGTCAGGTCCGTGCGTCCTGACGTGATCGTCAATGCTGCCGCATACACCGCAGTAGATAAGGCCGAGTCGGAGCGCGCCCTGGCTGAAGCCATCAATGCGAGAGCTCCTGAGGTGCTTGCACAAGAGGCCAGCCAAGCCGGCTCACTTCTGGTGCATTACTCGACTGACTATGTTTTTGATGGAACCAAATTGGGTCCGTACACTGAGGAGGATCCCGTTTGCCCCATCAACACTTATGGGAAAACGAAAGCCAACGGCGAGGAGGCGATCAGACGCACAGGTTGTCGACACCTAATCTTTCGCACGAGTTGGGTTTTCAGCGGCCGCGGGACCAACTTCCTACTGACGATGCTCAAGCTAGGAAGAGCGCGCGACCAGCTCAGGATCGTCCACGATCAGATTGGGGCTCCTACATCAAGTGAAGCGCTTGCGCGAGCTACGGTTGAGGTGCTGCAGCAGGTTTTCAATGCGAGAGGGGCAGATGAGAATTTAGGTACTTATCACCTCACAGCCGGCGGCGAGACTTCTTGGTTCGGTTTTGCGGGAGAAATCTTCCAGCAAGCATCCCCGAAGCTGTTGCACAAGGTTCCGCAGTTGCACGCGATTCCGACATCTGAGTACCCAACTCCCGCTCGACGTCCATTGAACTCGAGCTTGAGTTGCGAAAAGCTCAGATCCAAGTTTGGAGTGGTCATGCCGCATTGGCGAGACTGCCTCGCGGGGGTCTTGGCAGTGCTTAGTGCGACGGAAGAGTCTTCTAGATGCCAGTCAATAAACTAG
- the wecB gene encoding UDP-N-acetylglucosamine 2-epimerase (non-hydrolyzing) yields MTRVGLGNLALKILHVVGARPNFIKVAPVCRALSENSVVEQAILHTGQHYDVNMSDVFFEQLGIGTPRFNLGVGSGSHAQQTAEIIKRFEPIVIAERPDWVLVYGDVNSTVAAALVCSKIGIKLAHVEAGLRSFDRTMPEEINRVLTDHLADLLFTPSEDGNRNLAREGIAPERVHLVGNVMIDTLIRMLPHAASAVPADIPESFILVTLHRPSNVDDVDWLADMLRTLLTLSQKLPIVFPIHPRTRERMRAAGLGVAEGRIRFMDPIPYLSFLGLQQRAKLVITDSGGIQEETTFLQVPCLTVRENTERPITVSMGTNQLVGRDVGKVATAVTKLLSGTLKRRRIPPLWDGHAAERIAAVLTREDVSKRVVSIPQCQTSLR; encoded by the coding sequence ATGACCAGAGTCGGACTGGGGAACCTTGCATTGAAGATACTGCACGTTGTTGGAGCGAGACCCAATTTCATCAAGGTGGCGCCGGTGTGCCGAGCTCTGTCGGAGAACTCGGTCGTTGAGCAAGCAATCCTACACACGGGACAGCACTACGACGTCAATATGTCGGACGTGTTTTTCGAACAGCTCGGCATAGGGACACCACGGTTCAATCTTGGAGTCGGATCAGGATCCCATGCCCAGCAGACTGCCGAGATCATCAAGCGATTTGAACCTATTGTGATCGCAGAACGTCCGGACTGGGTGCTTGTATACGGGGACGTTAATTCAACGGTTGCAGCGGCTCTCGTCTGCTCCAAAATAGGAATCAAATTAGCCCATGTGGAGGCAGGACTGCGCTCGTTCGATCGCACAATGCCGGAGGAAATCAACCGCGTCTTAACCGATCATTTAGCAGATCTGCTGTTCACTCCTTCAGAGGATGGCAATCGCAACCTAGCGCGCGAGGGTATCGCACCTGAAAGAGTACATCTCGTCGGAAACGTGATGATCGACACATTGATCAGGATGCTGCCGCACGCGGCATCCGCGGTTCCAGCAGACATTCCCGAAAGCTTTATTTTGGTCACGCTGCATCGCCCGTCGAATGTGGACGACGTTGATTGGCTCGCGGATATGCTCAGGACCTTATTAACGTTGTCGCAAAAGCTTCCGATTGTGTTTCCGATCCACCCGAGGACGCGAGAACGAATGCGGGCTGCGGGATTGGGAGTGGCTGAAGGAAGAATCCGTTTCATGGATCCTATTCCTTACCTGAGCTTCTTAGGTTTGCAGCAAAGGGCAAAACTGGTCATAACGGATTCCGGCGGGATTCAGGAAGAAACGACCTTCTTGCAGGTACCGTGCCTTACGGTTCGTGAAAATACCGAACGCCCGATTACCGTGAGCATGGGTACAAACCAACTAGTTGGCCGCGATGTGGGTAAAGTCGCCACCGCTGTCACCAAACTCCTCTCGGGTACGCTGAAACGAAGACGAATTCCTCCGCTCTGGGACGGACATGCGGCGGAAAGAATAGCAGCGGTACTTACACGAGAGGACGTGAGCAAACGGGTGGTGTCAATACCTCAATGTCAGACGTCCCTAAGGTGA
- the rfbA gene encoding glucose-1-phosphate thymidylyltransferase RfbA, whose protein sequence is MKKRKGIILAGGSGTRLYPVTHVVSKQLLPIYDKPMVYYPLCTLMLAGIKDILVISTPTDTPRFRDLLGDGSQWGVNLSYEVQPHPGGLAQAFLIGRTFIGHDRSALVLGDNIFYGHDLPVMLRNAAARESGATVFAYQVHDPQRYGVIELDQNGNAVSLEEKPQYPKSRFAVTGLYFYDAQVVDIAASLKPSARGELEITDVNRAYMSRQQLKAEVMGRGIAWLDTGTHDSLVEAALFIQTIEKRQGLKVACPEEIAFRCGFIDEVHLERSAMSIQNKDYRAYLLQVLSEPEAKLTFAVSAQK, encoded by the coding sequence GTGAAGAAAAGAAAAGGAATCATACTAGCGGGCGGCTCGGGAACGCGCCTCTATCCCGTAACCCATGTTGTCTCAAAGCAGCTGCTGCCGATCTACGATAAGCCGATGGTCTATTACCCGCTCTGCACCCTGATGCTTGCGGGCATAAAGGACATTCTCGTTATTTCCACACCCACCGACACGCCGCGGTTTCGTGATTTGCTCGGAGATGGAAGCCAATGGGGCGTGAATCTTTCCTACGAGGTCCAACCCCACCCGGGTGGACTAGCTCAGGCTTTTCTAATCGGACGGACGTTTATTGGGCACGATCGCAGTGCTCTTGTCCTGGGTGACAACATTTTCTATGGCCACGACCTGCCCGTGATGCTGCGTAATGCTGCAGCACGCGAATCAGGAGCTACAGTGTTCGCGTATCAAGTGCATGACCCGCAACGATATGGTGTGATTGAACTGGATCAAAATGGGAACGCAGTTAGTCTTGAGGAGAAGCCGCAGTACCCAAAATCCCGATTCGCGGTTACCGGCTTATATTTTTATGATGCGCAAGTGGTCGATATCGCCGCGAGCCTAAAACCCTCAGCTCGCGGGGAACTCGAGATTACCGACGTAAACCGCGCTTACATGAGCCGTCAACAATTGAAAGCGGAAGTGATGGGCCGCGGAATCGCTTGGCTTGACACCGGAACGCACGATTCGCTCGTCGAAGCAGCGCTTTTCATTCAGACAATCGAAAAACGCCAAGGGCTGAAGGTAGCCTGTCCGGAAGAAATCGCATTCCGTTGCGGTTTTATTGATGAGGTTCACCTTGAGCGATCGGCGATGTCCATTCAGAACAAAGACTACCGCGCATATCTGCTTCAGGTCTTGAGCGAACCAGAGGCTAAGCTAACGTTTGCAGTCTCTGCGCAGAAATGA
- the rfbC gene encoding dTDP-4-dehydrorhamnose 3,5-epimerase has protein sequence MKVTATEHPDVLIVEPRVFKDARGAFFEAYNQATFSKLGISNGFVQDNQSTSKKDVLRGLHYQIHQPQGKLIRVLGGEIFDVAVDCRRKSARFRQAVYVRLSAENRRMLWIPEGFAHGFLVLSDQAEVLYKTTDFYAPEHERTLLWNDPVLSIPWPTARPILSVKDQQGLPLSKAELFE, from the coding sequence ATGAAGGTAACTGCAACAGAGCATCCCGATGTACTGATCGTCGAGCCAAGAGTTTTCAAAGACGCTCGTGGGGCCTTCTTCGAGGCCTACAACCAGGCGACATTCAGCAAACTTGGCATTTCGAACGGATTTGTTCAGGACAATCAGTCCACTTCAAAAAAGGACGTGCTTCGCGGGCTTCACTACCAGATTCACCAGCCGCAAGGAAAGTTGATTCGCGTGTTAGGCGGCGAGATATTCGATGTCGCAGTCGATTGTCGAAGAAAGTCGGCAAGGTTCCGTCAGGCAGTTTACGTGAGGCTATCTGCTGAGAATCGCAGGATGCTTTGGATTCCCGAGGGATTCGCTCACGGCTTCTTAGTTCTTTCAGATCAGGCCGAGGTGTTGTACAAGACGACAGATTTTTACGCCCCAGAGCACGAGCGGACGTTGCTGTGGAATGATCCTGTCCTTTCTATACCGTGGCCGACGGCACGACCAATTTTGTCTGTGAAGGACCAACAGGGACTCCCGCTCTCAAAGGCTGAACTGTTCGAATAG